In the Arachis ipaensis cultivar K30076 chromosome B10, Araip1.1, whole genome shotgun sequence genome, one interval contains:
- the LOC107620485 gene encoding uncharacterized protein LOC107620485, which produces MGGMQSNHFEKWKEGGKKAITQEEHIKEGSKEEVKEQKQEQKTSTQDDKSTKKEAVKAYQPMLSYPERFKGENKEKQYSKFLEIFKTLHINIPFIEALEQMLLYAKFMKELLIKKRSLREGQMVVMTRECSAINQRELQGKRKDPRSFHIPCTIGNMIIERAFCDLGASINLIPLSLMKKLQIHELKPTQIALQMADKSIKQALGVVENVLVKVEKFFLLADFVILDMEEDYNTLIILGRPFLAMDRALIDVEKGELMLRVHEKHIVFHVFKSLQDLNQKEECMKIDLRDPNLKEAPDESLPMHLSSCWKEREEVELLQQAQGVEEELQPKHPHEILSKNLPTIETPKYEPPLRKEENPKKKVLRGWRNKKIPTEGLIPGDKVMLAYQSMETSPHLSGYYTVNKILSLEHVEIIKNDTGGKLVHEL; this is translated from the coding sequence ATGGGAGGAATGCAAAGCAATCACTTTGAGAAGTGGAAAGAAGGTGGAAAAAAAGCCATCACTCAAGAAGAGCACATCAAAGAAGGCTCAAAAGAAGAAGTAAAGGAGCAAAAGCAGGAGCAAAAAACTTCTACACAGGATGATAAGTCAACCAAGAAGGAAGCAGTGAAAGCATACCAACCAATGCTATCATATCCTGAAAGGTTCAAGGGAGAAAACAAAGAGAAGCAATACTCCAAATTCCTAGAGATATTCAAGACACTACACATCAACATCCCTTttatagaagcacttgaacagatgctaCTATATGCTAAGTTTATGAAGGAGTTATTGATAAAGAAAAGATCCTTGAGAGAAGGACAAATGGTTGTGATGACCagggaatgtagtgccatcaacCAGAGAGAATTGCAAGGGAAGAGGAAGGACCCTAGAAGCTTTCATattccctgtaccataggcaacatgataatTGAAAGAGCATTTTgcgaccttggtgcaagcataaatctgATACCTCTATCCTTGATGAAGAAGCTTCAAATCCATGAATTAAAACCCACACAAATAGCTCTccaaatggcagacaaatccattaagcaagcacttggagttgtgGAGAATGTATTAGTAAAGGTAGAAAAATTTTTCCTCCTAGCTGACTTTGTTATTCTAGATATGGAGGAAGATTACAACACTCTCATCATTCTagggagacccttcctagctatgGACAGAGCATTAATTGATGTTGAGAAAGGAGAATTGATGCTGAGAGTGCATGAAAAGCATATAGTGTTCCATGTCTTCAAGAGTTTGCAAGATCTCAATCAAAAAGAAGAGTGTATGAAGATTGATCTGAGAGATCCAAACTTGAAAGAGGCACCTGATGAGTCACTCCCAATGCACTTAAGCTCATGCTGGAAAGAAAGGGAAGAGGTAGAACTGCTGCAACAAGCTCAAGGAGTTGAGGAGGAACTACAACCAAAGCATCCACATGAAATCCTCAGCAAGAACCTTCCAACCATTGAGACTCCAAAATATGAACCACCTCTTAGAAAAGAAGAGAATCCCAAGAAGAAAGTGctaagaggatggagaaacaaaaaaattCCCACTGAAGGCCTCATACCAGGAGACAAAGTGATGCTAGCTTACC